A portion of the Esox lucius isolate fEsoLuc1 chromosome 20, fEsoLuc1.pri, whole genome shotgun sequence genome contains these proteins:
- the ntd5 gene encoding beta-2-glycoprotein 1: MDNILLLLSLWAMAGYASLQTAAEPPEACPERLVGDERRRTCPRPCVQDKDCGSKRQCLCDGQCGLSCVAPGRTCPWPLPPGSNLVPSLLSPTPSFSLLSPTPSFSALLEVRCVPGYVLPSGLDAAIRRCQGDRQWSGDDPICTVEPPSPDVSCPLPKEVTETFSINGTSAPGTTIRYTCLFGELVGNSENVCTDKLTWQYPHPICQRVWCPAPQEVNHGYLVAVQRSEYEVGDDIYYLCKKNFLLDGPNRVSCQPNGTWTTVPYCRARCPIPAERSRVLIGGLKRWPYDMTDSVVPHGENVTFYCKHPRKQCSLPSTQTCFDGLLSAPSCYLEPTWLQYKLFPHRLVSEIEACSPADLE, encoded by the exons ATGGACAACATACTGctgctgctttctctgtgggCTATGGCTGGCTATGCCTCTCTGCAGACTGCGG CCGAGCCACCTGAGGCCTGTCCGGAGAGGCTCGTGGGCGACGAGCGCAGGAGGACGTGTCCTAGACCATGTGTGCAGGACAAGGACTGCGGCAGCAAACGCCAGTGTCTGTGTGATGGCCAGTGTGGCCTCAGCTGTGTGGCTCCAG GACGTACTTGTCCCTGGCCTCTACCCCCCGGGAGCAACTTGGTGCCTTCCCtgctctctcccactccctccttctccctgctctctcccactccctccttCTCTGCCCTCCTTGAGGTGCGTTGTGTCCCAGGCTACGTGTTGCCCAGTGGCTTGGATGCAGCCATCCGCCGTTGCCAAGGCGACCGACAATGGAGTGGTGACGATCCCATCTGCACAG TAGAACCCCCTTCCCCTGATGTTTCCTGTCCATTACCCAAAGAGGTGACCGAAACCTTCAGCATCAATGGAACCTCAGCCCCCGGAACAACCATCCGTTACACCTGTCTGTTTGG ggAGCTGGTGGGAAACAGTGAGAATGTCTGTACTGATAAACTGACATGGCAGTACCCTCATCCCATCTGTCAAA GAGTGTGGTGCCCGGCCCCCCAGGAGGTGAACCATGGGTACCTGGTGGCAGTGCAGAGGAGTGAGTATGAGGTGGGTGATGATATCTACTATCTCTGTAAGAAGAACTTCCTGCTGGATGGACCAAACCGGGTTAGCTGCCAGCCCAATGGTACCTGGACCACAGTTCCCTACTGTAGAG CGCGCTGTCCAATCCCAGCGGAGCGGAGCCGTGTTTTGATTGGTGGGCTGAAGCGTTGGCCCTATGACATGACAGACTCAGTGGTTCCTCATGGGGAGAATGTAACATTCTACTGTAAACACCCCAGGAAGCAATGCAGCCTCCCCTCCACACAGACCTGCTTTGATGGTCTACTCAGCGCCCCCTCCTGCTACCTAG AACCCACCTGGCTGCAGTACAAACTGTTTCCTCATCGGCTGGTGTCTGAGATCGAGGCCTGTTCCCCTGCAGACTTGGAGTAA